The sequence below is a genomic window from Actinomycetota bacterium.
GGAAGAACAGTCCGATCCCGATCGCGATGCGCCGGAAGAACCGACCGCGCATCGCGCCCCAGCCCTCCGACGAGCGTGGAGGGAAGGGTTCGTCGGCGGGCCACCACGGGGGGCGGAACCCGGGGCCCCTGCCCGGGCCGTGGGGGCGGTCACGCATCGGCGAACCGATAGCCGACGCCGTGGACCGTCAGGACATATCGAGGCGAGCCGGGCGTCGGCTCGATCTTCCGTCGGATGTTCTTGACGTGCGCGTCGATCGCGCGCTCGTAGGACTCGATCGCGACGCCGTGCACGGCGTCGAGGAGCTGGGAGCGCGTGAACACCCGCCCAGGTTC
It includes:
- a CDS encoding response regulator transcription factor; the protein is ELVARVRAVLRRTRTAERGDEVLRAGDVEIDTGKMRVSVAGAQVELTPTEFQLLATLVREPGRVFTRSQLLDAVHGVAIESYERAIDAHVKNIRRKIEPTPGSPRYVLTVHGVGYRFADA